The following proteins are encoded in a genomic region of Anomaloglossus baeobatrachus isolate aAnoBae1 chromosome 6, aAnoBae1.hap1, whole genome shotgun sequence:
- the TBRG4 gene encoding FAST kinase domain-containing protein 4, translating to MAARLIQRCSRLLASSPSFQASSFSIPSECVRAGPLVQSPHPQSSPLHTPVLCRYTHSLPALQQKVNGQSEKDFLAMIQSMSEVEELLRISPEHSKNGNRAAAIINQIAKVTKTNREDVVNDKRFGELLSTVNRQIQMIWNARLISLLRSLYALRMDVKNHYLRSMETEVRWRLRKFSIELLGRLARVIVPHAQTEEQKALVLDLARSVELRWTEVKDTKTLVNVIYSLGQVSKTLLERMEDKVLEYAELFSPEESRTITMALAAQNWRSLPILRALSFHLVQRNTELCPAVIVDLAYAYAKLNFSQHQVLQKMASELLPKMSELSSKELSGCIRSFSTLRFFHLPLCEAIAQACVERSSSLTPAQLSNLILSFAHLNFLPSQQEEFFSMVVQRLSSELDSLSPAMLVDLVWSLCVLQLVTPAFLQKALEPQIYSKFMGDVSSKSTNHSLKLAQINASAQLECPDYQGPLLPLSLVSTAAPPAAGSTLSSLQTELRNVLRYVLPDKDACNFNVKTIYGHQIDAEFVLDSENNPLALCNFADPHVLHGVGTKVLPEGARRFAVKSWEFSSFCLRTKDLTGSHALCRRHLRAAGFLVLEVPFYEWQELKSEWQKSAFLKDQIKKVVAGAMSV from the exons ATGGCGGCCCGTCTGATCCAGCGTTGTTCCCGCCTGCTGGCGTCATCACCCTCCTTCCAGGCCTCGTCTTTTTCCATCCCCTCAGAATGTGTCAGAGCTGGTCCCCTCGTCCAGTCCCCGCACCCCCAGTCCTCGCCCCTGCACACCCCCGTCCTCTGCAGATACACGCACAGCCTCCCCGCATTGCAGCAGAAGGTGAACGGGCAGAGCGAGAAGGATTTCCTAGCAATGATCCAGTCTATGtcggaggtggaggagctgctgcgGATCTCTCCTGAGCACAGTAAGAACGGGAACAGGGCGGCCGCCATCATCAATCAGATCGCCAAAGTGACGAAGACCAATAGGGAGGACGTGGTGAACGACAAGAGGTTCGGGGAGCTCCTGAGCACAGTGAACAGACAG ATCCAGATGATATGGAACGCGCGGCTGATCAGTCTGCTCCGGAGTCTGTACGCGCTCCGCATGGACGTTAAGAACCATTATCTGCGATCCATGGAGACAGAAGTGCGATGGCGTCTCAGGAAGTTCAGTATAGAGTTATTGGGGCGACTGGCGCGGGTTATCGTTCCACACGCCCAGACGGAGGAGCAGAAGGCGCTGGTTCTGGATCTGGCGAGGAGCGTGGAGCTGCGGTGGACCGAAGTGAAGGACACCAAGACTCTGGTGAATGTGATTTACAGCCTCGGCCAAGTATCGAAGACGCTGCTGGAGAGGATGGAGGATAAG GTGCTTGAATATGCAGAACTCTTCAGCCCCGAAGAGTCTCGGACAATCACCATGGCCCTGGCTGCCCAGAACTGGCGCTCTCTGCCCATCCTGCGGGCGCTGTCTTTCCATCTGGTGCAGCGCAATACAGAGCTGTGCCCGGCTGTCATTGTAGATTTGGCGTACGCTTACG CGAAGCTGAACTTCAGCCAACATCAGGTCTTACAGAAGATGGCGTCCGAGCTGCTGCCCAAGATGTCGGAGCTGAGCAGTAAGGAGCTGAGCGGCTGCATCCGATCCTTCTCCACCCTCCGATTCTTCCACCTTCCGTTATGCGAGGCCATTGCACAG GCCTGTGTAGAGCGCAGCAGCTCGCTGACTCCCGCCCAGCTCTCCAACCTCATCCTTTCCTTTGCACATCTGAACTTCCTTCCGAGCCAGCAGGAGGAATTCTTCAGCATG GTGGTGCAGCGTCTGAGCTCCGAGCTGGACTCGCTCAGCCCCGCGATGCTGGTGGACTTGGTGTGGTCATTGTGTGTCCTGCAGCTCGTGACCCCGGCTTTTCTCCAGAAGGCGCTTGAGCCTCAGATCTACAGCAAGTTCATGG GGGACGTCTCCAGCAAATCCACTAACCACAGCCTGAAATTAGCCCAGATCAATGCCTCGGCGCAGCTGGAGTGTCCGGACTACCAGGGGCCTCTCCTGCCGCTCAGCCTGGTCAGTACCGCAGCTCCCCCCGCTGCAGGcagcactctctcctctctgcagaccGAGCTGAGGAATGTGCTGCGGTACGTCCTCCCTGACAAAGATGCCTGTAACTTCAATGTGAAGACCATCTACGGCCACCAGATTG ATGCGGAGTTTGTTTTAGACTCTGAAAATAATCCCTTAGCTTTATGTAATTTTGCGGATCCTCACGTTTTGCACGGGGTTGGAACTAAAGTTTTACCGGAGGGGGCGAGGAG GTTTGCTGTGAAGAGCTGGGAATTCTCGAGTTTCTGTTTACGCACTAAGGACCTGACGGGCTCGCACGCGCTGTGCAGGAGACACCTGCGGGCCGCCGGCTTCCTGGTGCTTGAG GTGCCTTTTTATGAGTGGCAGGAACTGAAGTCCGAGTGGCAGAAGTCGGCGTTCCTAAAGGACCAGATTAAGAAAGTGGTGGCAGGGGCGATGTCTGTGTGA